From the Pseudomonas baltica genome, one window contains:
- a CDS encoding MerR family transcriptional regulator: protein MTDFSSDLRDSQALHSEELFPIREVSRVTGINPVTLRAWERRYGLIQPTRTESGHRLYSRADIDDVRTALMWIERGVAVSKVGKILARTHGAHGDNAEQGGARAEWHEWQAQVRRAVAAFDEPQLERIYGQVFSSYPLVVAFQEVLMPVWQTLLGRQEGYGHTSEWLFLDSFLRARALQRLQLTRGHGQAWVVVVAAMPGPTRELEVLVAGLMLAGPQVDVHVLALGQPLNELSLVCEKIQPHALALFSHRPLNGEQPRQLLKLGMTLECPLMLMGEASELAHEVLIGTQIACLGGEGRLMQRRLLQYLEGHLDT from the coding sequence ATGACTGATTTCTCCTCCGATCTGCGCGATAGTCAGGCTCTGCACAGCGAAGAGCTGTTCCCGATTCGCGAGGTGTCGCGAGTCACGGGTATCAATCCCGTCACGCTGCGGGCCTGGGAGCGGCGCTACGGTCTGATCCAGCCAACGCGCACTGAAAGCGGGCATCGCTTGTATTCGCGCGCCGATATCGACGACGTCCGTACCGCCCTGATGTGGATCGAGCGTGGCGTAGCGGTGAGCAAGGTCGGCAAGATTCTCGCCCGCACTCATGGCGCTCATGGCGACAACGCAGAGCAGGGTGGTGCCCGTGCCGAGTGGCATGAGTGGCAGGCTCAGGTGCGCCGGGCCGTGGCCGCGTTCGATGAGCCACAGCTGGAGCGCATCTACGGCCAAGTGTTCTCCAGCTACCCGCTGGTGGTGGCATTTCAGGAAGTGCTGATGCCGGTCTGGCAGACCTTGCTGGGGCGCCAGGAAGGCTACGGGCATACCAGTGAATGGCTGTTTCTTGACAGTTTTCTGCGAGCCCGTGCCCTGCAGCGTCTGCAGCTTACGCGTGGGCATGGCCAGGCCTGGGTCGTGGTGGTGGCCGCCATGCCCGGGCCGACCCGCGAACTTGAAGTGCTGGTGGCAGGCTTGATGCTGGCCGGTCCGCAGGTGGATGTCCACGTGCTGGCGTTGGGGCAGCCCTTGAACGAACTGAGCCTGGTGTGCGAGAAGATCCAGCCCCATGCCCTGGCGCTGTTCTCACATCGCCCGCTCAATGGCGAGCAGCCGCGGCAGTTGCTCAAGCTGGGGATGACGCTCGAGTGCCCGCTGATGCTGATGGGCGAGGCTTCCGAGCTGGCGCATGAAGTGCTGATCGGCACGCAGATCGCTTGCCTGGGCGGCGAGGGGCGATTGATGCAGCGACGTCTTTTGCAATATCTGGAGGGCCATCTGGATACTTGA
- the folE gene encoding GTP cyclohydrolase I FolE: MTSNLPDHYREILRKLGEDPDREGLRDTPKRAAKAMQYLCHGYTQTVEEIVNGALFASDNDEMVIVKDIELYSLCEHHLLPFIGKAHVAYIPTGKVVGLSKIARIVDMFARRLQIQENLTREIADAIQSVTAASGVAVVIEAKHMCMMMRGVEKQNSLMNTSVMLGAFRESSTTRQEFLQLIRRSND; encoded by the coding sequence ATGACTTCCAATCTGCCAGACCACTACCGTGAAATTCTCAGGAAGCTGGGCGAAGACCCGGACCGCGAAGGACTGCGCGACACCCCCAAACGCGCCGCGAAGGCCATGCAATACCTGTGTCACGGCTACACCCAGACGGTCGAGGAGATCGTCAACGGCGCGCTGTTCGCCTCCGACAACGACGAGATGGTGATCGTCAAGGACATCGAGCTCTACTCGTTGTGCGAACATCACCTGCTGCCCTTTATCGGCAAGGCGCACGTGGCCTACATTCCAACGGGTAAAGTGGTGGGGCTGTCGAAAATCGCCCGCATCGTCGACATGTTCGCCCGGCGTCTGCAGATCCAGGAAAACCTGACCCGCGAAATCGCCGACGCCATACAGAGCGTTACCGCAGCTTCCGGCGTGGCGGTAGTGATCGAGGCCAAGCACATGTGCATGATGATGCGCGGCGTGGAAAAACAGAACTCGCTGATGAATACCTCGGTGATGCTCGGCGCCTTTCGCGAGTCGAGCACCACTCGCCAGGAATTTCTGCAATTGATTCGACGGAGTAACGATTAA
- a CDS encoding LysR family transcriptional regulator, which produces MEFKQLRSFAEVVRQGGFTQAALTLHISQSAVSKQVAQLEQSLGVKLIERQGQPLQLTAAGHTVLQHADAMLRLRQEMHRELDDLSQLARGELRVGLPLLGSNTLFASLFAAYRLRYPNIEVHLLEGGSRTIEQAVLNGELELGGALTSNNPAFASQPFCDEPLDALLPADHPLAGNQQVHLAELADTPFLLYQRSFVLNDRLLQACQAAGFTPKEGGRSGQADFLAALVAAGQGVVLLPSVVARALVRPGVIRLRLVEASHLRWDIAFIWRQGAYLSRAAQAWLQLLRERGLTPVSP; this is translated from the coding sequence GTGGAATTCAAGCAGTTACGCAGCTTTGCCGAGGTGGTACGCCAAGGCGGGTTCACCCAAGCGGCCCTGACCCTGCATATCAGCCAATCGGCAGTGAGCAAACAGGTCGCGCAGCTTGAACAGAGCCTAGGTGTGAAGCTCATCGAGCGCCAGGGCCAACCGTTGCAACTGACGGCAGCCGGCCATACCGTCCTGCAACATGCCGACGCCATGTTGCGGCTGCGCCAGGAGATGCACCGCGAACTCGACGACCTCAGCCAACTCGCCCGCGGCGAGCTGCGCGTGGGGCTACCGCTGCTGGGCAGCAACACCTTGTTCGCCAGCCTGTTCGCGGCCTATCGCCTGCGGTATCCGAACATCGAGGTGCACCTGCTCGAAGGCGGCAGCCGGACGATCGAGCAAGCGGTGCTCAACGGTGAGCTCGAGCTGGGCGGTGCACTGACCTCGAACAATCCGGCGTTCGCTTCCCAGCCGTTCTGCGATGAGCCGCTCGATGCGCTGTTGCCCGCCGACCATCCCTTGGCAGGTAATCAACAAGTGCACCTGGCGGAACTGGCCGATACGCCGTTCCTGCTATATCAGCGCAGCTTCGTACTCAACGATCGCTTGCTGCAAGCGTGCCAGGCGGCAGGCTTCACGCCCAAGGAGGGCGGCCGCAGCGGCCAGGCGGATTTCCTCGCGGCACTGGTGGCGGCTGGCCAAGGCGTGGTGCTGCTGCCCAGCGTGGTCGCCCGCGCCCTGGTGCGGCCGGGGGTGATTCGCCTGCGACTGGTGGAGGCGAGCCATCTGCGTTGGGATATCGCGTTCATCTGGCGCCAGGGCGCCTATCTGTCGCGGGCGGCCCAAGCCTGGCTGCAATTGCTGCGCGAACGTGGACTGACGCCGGTCAGCCCTTGA
- the folX gene encoding dihydroneopterin triphosphate 2'-epimerase yields MPQLEPGTARIRVKDLRLRTFIGINEDEIVNKQDVLINLTILYPAQEAVRDNDIDHALNYRTITKAVIQHVEGNRFALLERLTQELLDLVMQHEAVRYAEVEVDKPHALRFAESVSITLAAQR; encoded by the coding sequence ATGCCACAACTGGAGCCAGGCACTGCGCGCATCCGGGTCAAGGATCTGCGCTTGCGCACGTTTATCGGCATCAACGAAGACGAGATCGTCAACAAGCAAGATGTGCTGATCAACCTCACCATCCTCTACCCGGCCCAGGAGGCCGTGCGCGACAACGACATCGATCACGCCCTCAACTACCGCACCATCACCAAGGCGGTGATTCAGCACGTCGAGGGCAATCGCTTCGCCCTGCTCGAGCGCCTGACTCAGGAGTTGCTCGACCTGGTCATGCAGCACGAGGCCGTGCGGTACGCCGAGGTCGAGGTCGACAAGCCTCACGCGCTGCGCTTTGCCGAATCGGTATCGATCACCCTCGCCGCCCAGCGCTGA
- a CDS encoding DUF1244 domain-containing protein codes for MTDQQRLELEAAAFRRLVAHLGNRTDVQNIDLMNLSGFCRNCLSKWYKAAADERAIEVSLDDAREVVYGMPYNEWKSLYQKEASAEQSAAFAKGKPQA; via the coding sequence ATGACTGATCAACAACGCCTGGAGCTCGAAGCCGCCGCGTTCCGCCGACTGGTCGCACATCTGGGCAACCGCACCGACGTGCAGAACATCGATCTGATGAACCTCTCGGGCTTTTGCCGCAATTGCCTGTCCAAATGGTACAAGGCCGCCGCCGACGAGCGCGCCATCGAGGTCAGCCTCGATGACGCCCGCGAGGTGGTGTACGGCATGCCGTATAACGAGTGGAAGTCCCTTTATCAGAAAGAAGCGAGCGCCGAGCAGTCCGCCGCGTTCGCCAAAGGCAAACCTCAAGCGTAA
- a CDS encoding flavodoxin: protein MKVAVFSGSVYGVAEDVARRAESLFKAAGFEVFYSPRATFDELLGFAPQALLAVTSTTGLGELPDSLQALYGQLRDQLPAALRGLPGAVIGLGDASYDDTYCGGGEIIRELYAELGVEEVQPMLRLDASETVDQEDDAEPWLQALIAHLKG from the coding sequence ATGAAAGTCGCTGTGTTTTCCGGTTCCGTCTACGGTGTGGCCGAAGATGTCGCCCGCCGCGCCGAGTCGCTGTTCAAAGCGGCGGGCTTCGAGGTGTTCTACAGCCCTCGCGCCACGTTCGACGAGTTGCTGGGCTTCGCACCCCAAGCGCTGCTGGCGGTAACCTCGACCACGGGCCTGGGCGAATTGCCGGACAGCCTGCAAGCGCTCTACGGACAATTGCGTGATCAACTGCCGGCGGCCTTGCGCGGTTTGCCAGGCGCGGTGATCGGCCTTGGCGATGCCAGCTACGACGACACCTACTGCGGCGGCGGCGAGATCATCCGTGAGCTGTACGCCGAGCTGGGCGTAGAGGAAGTGCAACCGATGCTGCGCCTGGATGCCAGCGAGACGGTCGACCAGGAAGACGATGCCGAGCCCTGGTTGCAGGCACTCATCGCCCACCTCAAGGGCTGA
- a CDS encoding antibiotic biosynthesis monooxygenase, with the protein MSTSPVTLMVARRAAEGHYQELIAWLHEGEHLATDFPGYLGSGVLAPPPDDDEFQIIFRFADEATLHAWEHSASRQSWLQRGSGLFAQPHEHRVAGTDGWFGNVAHPSHPPRWKQSVAVWLAFFPVNLAFNFLLGHWLSEMSLVPRIMLSTLVLTPIMVCWFIPLSSRLLAGWLHPAPKPAIASPVQAATSTR; encoded by the coding sequence ATGTCGACCTCACCCGTCACCCTCATGGTCGCGCGCCGCGCTGCCGAAGGTCATTACCAGGAACTGATTGCCTGGCTGCACGAAGGCGAACACCTGGCCACCGACTTTCCTGGCTACCTGGGTTCCGGCGTGCTGGCTCCGCCCCCCGACGACGACGAATTCCAGATCATCTTCCGCTTCGCCGATGAGGCAACCCTGCACGCCTGGGAGCATTCGGCCTCGCGCCAATCCTGGCTACAGCGTGGCAGCGGTCTGTTCGCCCAGCCCCACGAGCACCGCGTGGCCGGCACCGACGGCTGGTTCGGCAACGTCGCCCACCCTTCTCACCCACCGCGCTGGAAGCAGTCCGTGGCCGTGTGGCTGGCGTTTTTCCCGGTCAACCTGGCCTTCAACTTTCTGCTGGGCCACTGGTTGAGCGAGATGAGCCTGGTGCCACGAATCATGCTCAGCACCCTGGTGCTGACGCCGATCATGGTGTGCTGGTTCATACCGCTCTCTTCGCGCCTGCTGGCCGGCTGGTTGCATCCGGCGCCGAAGCCCGCGATAGCGTCCCCAGTGCAGGCCGCGACGTCTACACGCTAA
- a CDS encoding fumarylacetoacetate hydrolase family protein gives MIMNDYVIAPPAVSSLPVDGSTQRFPVARVFCLGRNYLWGDAVAAPRSFPLFFMKPASAVVEATARVDFPVQTDEFCPEIELVVAIGIGGVDIPEARALEHVWGYAAGLDMTRRDLQMAAKAAGQPWEAAKAFDASAPVTPIVPSARIGHPQQGALWLAVNGIERQRSDLEAQIWSVAEVVSQLSRSLRLEAGDLIMTGTPPGVEPLQPGDLISAGIEGIARLQVRVGQRPTR, from the coding sequence ATGATAATGAACGACTATGTGATTGCTCCCCCGGCAGTGAGCAGCCTGCCCGTGGACGGCAGCACTCAGCGGTTTCCCGTGGCGCGAGTTTTCTGCCTGGGCCGCAACTATCTGTGGGGCGACGCCGTGGCCGCGCCACGCAGCTTTCCGCTGTTTTTCATGAAGCCCGCCAGTGCCGTGGTCGAAGCCACCGCGCGCGTGGACTTCCCGGTACAGACCGACGAGTTCTGCCCGGAAATCGAATTGGTCGTGGCGATCGGCATCGGCGGCGTGGATATCCCCGAGGCGCGCGCGCTGGAGCACGTGTGGGGTTACGCCGCAGGGCTGGACATGACGCGCCGCGATCTGCAGATGGCGGCCAAGGCTGCCGGCCAGCCATGGGAGGCCGCCAAGGCGTTCGATGCCTCGGCGCCGGTCACGCCCATCGTGCCCAGCGCCCGTATTGGCCATCCCCAACAAGGGGCGTTGTGGCTGGCGGTCAATGGCATCGAGCGCCAGCGCTCCGATCTCGAGGCGCAGATCTGGTCGGTCGCCGAGGTGGTCAGCCAGCTGTCACGCTCGCTGCGCCTGGAGGCGGGCGACTTGATCATGACCGGCACGCCACCGGGGGTCGAGCCGCTGCAGCCGGGCGATCTGATCAGCGCAGGCATCGAGGGTATCGCCAGATTGCAAGTGCGCGTGGGCCAACGGCCCACACGCTGA
- a CDS encoding 2-hydroxyacid dehydrogenase: MKPEVLQLSPILIPHVREQLEALYTVHPYYLQTDKPAYLREVGGNVRGVVTGGHTGITREVMAQLPQLEVVAVNGVGTDAVDLAYARDRGIHVTATLGALTEDVADLAMGLLIGVCRGLCTSDRYVRSGQWATTATPLAPLPLARQVSGLRVGIVGMGRVGRAVATRAAAFGCPISYTDLRAMDDVPHTFVADLLELARGSDALIVAAAADKAEGLIDAGVLEALGAEGYLINVARGRLVNEPDLLAALQAGTIAGAGLDVFVDEPRVPESLFARENVVLQPHRASATVQTRTRMGEMVLASLADALAGKVPANSVTA; the protein is encoded by the coding sequence ATGAAGCCTGAAGTTCTGCAACTTAGCCCCATCCTCATCCCCCACGTGCGCGAGCAGCTTGAAGCCTTGTACACCGTGCATCCCTACTACCTGCAGACCGACAAGCCAGCCTACCTGCGTGAAGTGGGCGGCAACGTGCGCGGCGTGGTCACCGGCGGCCATACCGGTATTACCCGGGAAGTGATGGCGCAGTTGCCGCAGCTCGAAGTGGTGGCGGTCAATGGCGTGGGCACTGATGCGGTGGACCTGGCCTATGCCCGCGACCGTGGCATCCATGTCACGGCCACCCTGGGGGCCTTGACCGAAGATGTCGCTGACCTCGCCATGGGGTTGCTGATCGGCGTGTGCCGCGGCCTGTGCACCAGTGACCGCTATGTGCGCAGCGGCCAGTGGGCGACCACCGCCACGCCACTGGCGCCCTTGCCCCTGGCGCGTCAGGTCAGCGGCCTGCGCGTGGGCATCGTCGGCATGGGGCGCGTAGGACGTGCGGTGGCCACTCGGGCGGCAGCGTTTGGCTGCCCGATCAGTTACACCGACTTGCGCGCCATGGACGACGTGCCGCACACCTTTGTTGCCGACCTGCTCGAGCTGGCACGGGGCAGCGATGCGCTCATCGTCGCGGCCGCCGCCGACAAGGCCGAGGGCCTGATCGATGCGGGCGTGCTGGAGGCTCTGGGTGCTGAAGGGTATCTGATCAATGTCGCCCGTGGCCGGCTGGTCAACGAGCCCGATCTGCTCGCCGCTTTGCAGGCGGGCACTATCGCCGGCGCTGGCCTGGACGTGTTCGTCGATGAACCGCGGGTGCCCGAGAGCCTGTTTGCCCGCGAGAACGTGGTGCTGCAACCGCACCGCGCCAGCGCGACCGTACAGACCCGCACGCGCATGGGCGAGATGGTACTTGCGAGTCTGGCGGATGCCTTGGCCGGCAAGGTCCCGGCCAATAGCGTGACGGCCTGA
- a CDS encoding MFS transporter: MLSLLLIATIINYVDRVNISIAAPFMAKDLGLDKVQMGLVFSAFAWTYAFALVPAGFIADRFGSRVTYGVSLVSWSAVTVCQGLVGGFASLFGLRLAIGAMEAPAFPANSRAVTVWFPARERGLASSIYVCGQYLGTALFTGALLWLATTYDWRHVFYSTGIVGIVFGVFWLYVYRDPLNCKKVSPEELAYIEDGGGLVRSSQERTRFNWRQITELFRYRQVWAICIGKFANTSVLYFFLTWFPTYLIEERHLTMVKVGIFAVLPFIGATVGILLAGIVSDLLIRRGVSLSFARKLPLVVGSALGMSIVLVNFTDSNVLCIAVLTVAFFAQGIASASWAAVSEVAPKELIGLTGGITSLAANIGGIVTPIVIGWILHETGKFSAAFWFIGAVAMIGCLSYSLLLGRLHRIVLQAR, from the coding sequence ATGCTCTCGCTGCTGTTGATAGCGACGATCATCAACTACGTCGACCGGGTTAATATCTCTATCGCCGCGCCCTTCATGGCCAAGGATCTGGGCCTCGACAAGGTGCAGATGGGCCTGGTGTTCTCGGCTTTCGCCTGGACCTACGCGTTCGCGCTGGTGCCGGCCGGTTTTATTGCCGACCGCTTCGGCTCGCGGGTGACCTACGGCGTGTCGCTGGTGTCCTGGTCGGCGGTGACCGTTTGCCAGGGCTTGGTGGGCGGCTTCGCTTCGCTGTTCGGCCTGCGTCTGGCCATCGGTGCGATGGAAGCGCCTGCATTCCCCGCCAATAGCCGTGCGGTCACGGTGTGGTTCCCGGCCCGTGAGCGCGGTCTGGCCAGCAGCATCTATGTGTGCGGCCAGTATCTGGGCACCGCGTTGTTCACCGGCGCACTGCTGTGGCTGGCGACCACCTACGACTGGCGCCACGTGTTCTACAGCACCGGTATCGTCGGCATCGTGTTCGGGGTTTTCTGGCTGTATGTCTATCGTGATCCGCTGAATTGCAAAAAAGTCAGCCCTGAAGAGCTGGCCTATATCGAGGACGGCGGCGGCCTGGTCAGGAGCAGCCAGGAGCGCACCCGCTTCAACTGGCGGCAGATCACCGAGCTGTTTCGCTATCGCCAGGTGTGGGCCATCTGTATCGGCAAGTTCGCCAACACCTCGGTGCTGTATTTCTTCCTGACCTGGTTTCCGACCTACCTGATCGAGGAGCGTCACCTGACCATGGTCAAGGTGGGGATCTTCGCGGTACTGCCGTTCATTGGTGCCACGGTCGGCATTCTGTTGGCGGGGATTGTCTCCGATTTGCTGATCCGCCGCGGGGTGAGCCTGTCGTTCGCCCGCAAGCTGCCGCTGGTCGTGGGCTCGGCGCTGGGCATGTCGATCGTGCTGGTCAACTTTACCGACTCCAACGTGCTGTGCATCGCGGTGCTGACCGTGGCGTTCTTCGCTCAAGGCATTGCATCGGCCTCCTGGGCGGCCGTCTCGGAAGTCGCACCCAAGGAGCTGATCGGCCTCACCGGTGGCATCACCAGCCTCGCGGCCAATATCGGCGGCATCGTCACGCCCATCGTGATCGGCTGGATTCTGCATGAAACCGGCAAGTTCTCGGCGGCCTTCTGGTTCATTGGCGCGGTGGCCATGATCGGTTGCCTGTCCTATTCGCTGTTGCTCGGGCGCCTGCACCGGATCGTCCTGCAGGCACGCTGA
- a CDS encoding SDR family oxidoreductase, translating into MSNNTDSSAKIALVTGAGSGVGRAVTLALMADGYRLALAGRRPEPLQTLVEEIRAQGGEAIAIPTDVRDPASVDALFASVEEVYGRLDVIFNNAGINAPAVPMDELPVQNWLDVINTNVTGVYLCSRGAFELMRRQQPQGGRIINNGSISAHTPRPFTAPYTASKHAVLGLTKSLALDGREFNIACSQIDIGNALTELSQRMTKGVRQANGTMATEPMCDVEHIAGAVRYMASLPLSANVLNMTVMATNMPFVGRG; encoded by the coding sequence ATGTCCAACAACACTGATTCTTCCGCAAAAATCGCGCTGGTCACCGGCGCCGGCAGCGGGGTCGGTCGCGCCGTGACGCTCGCCTTGATGGCTGACGGTTATCGTCTGGCTCTGGCCGGGCGCCGCCCCGAGCCACTGCAGACGCTGGTCGAGGAGATCCGCGCCCAAGGTGGCGAGGCCATCGCCATACCGACGGATGTTCGCGATCCGGCCAGCGTCGATGCGCTGTTCGCGAGTGTCGAGGAGGTCTATGGCCGCCTCGATGTGATTTTCAACAACGCGGGTATCAACGCCCCCGCAGTGCCGATGGACGAACTGCCGGTGCAGAACTGGCTGGACGTCATCAATACCAACGTGACCGGTGTGTACCTGTGCAGCCGCGGCGCCTTCGAACTGATGCGCCGCCAGCAGCCTCAGGGAGGGCGGATCATCAACAATGGTTCGATCTCGGCCCATACCCCGCGGCCCTTCACCGCGCCCTACACGGCCAGCAAGCATGCGGTGCTGGGGTTGACCAAGAGCCTGGCCCTGGACGGGCGCGAATTCAATATCGCCTGCAGCCAGATCGACATCGGCAACGCTCTGACCGAGCTGTCGCAGCGCATGACCAAAGGCGTGCGCCAGGCCAACGGCACCATGGCCACCGAGCCCATGTGCGATGTCGAGCACATCGCCGGAGCGGTGCGTTACATGGCCTCGCTGCCGCTGTCGGCCAACGTGCTGAACATGACGGTGATGGCCACCAACATGCCATTTGTTGGTCGCGGCTGA
- the folM gene encoding dihydromonapterin reductase, which yields MPAPAPILITGASQRIGLHCALRLLEQGQPVIASYRSERPGVKQLQAAGAQTLFADFATEAGIEAFIATLKATTPTLRAIVHNASLWLTDDAEDALQRMLNVHLRAPYLINLHCAELLQHGGPADIIHISDDVTRKGSARHIGYCASKAGLDSLTLSFAARLAPAIKVNGIAPALIQFNPDDDAAYRAKALSKSALGIEPGAEVIYQSLRYLLDNPYVTGTTLPVNGGRHLK from the coding sequence ATGCCTGCCCCCGCCCCTATTCTGATCACCGGCGCCAGCCAGCGCATCGGTTTGCATTGCGCACTGCGCCTGCTGGAACAGGGGCAGCCGGTCATCGCCAGCTATCGCAGCGAACGCCCTGGGGTAAAGCAGTTGCAGGCCGCCGGCGCGCAAACGCTGTTTGCCGATTTCGCCACCGAGGCCGGCATCGAAGCCTTCATTGCCACGCTCAAGGCCACCACGCCGACGCTACGCGCCATCGTCCACAACGCATCGCTGTGGCTGACCGACGACGCCGAGGACGCGCTGCAACGCATGCTCAATGTGCACCTGCGCGCCCCTTACCTGATCAACCTGCACTGCGCCGAGCTGCTCCAGCACGGCGGCCCGGCCGACATCATCCATATCAGCGACGATGTCACCCGCAAGGGCAGTGCCCGACACATCGGCTACTGCGCCAGCAAAGCCGGCCTCGATAGCCTGACCCTGTCATTCGCCGCTCGCTTGGCCCCGGCGATCAAGGTCAACGGTATCGCCCCCGCACTGATCCAGTTCAATCCCGATGACGATGCGGCCTATCGAGCCAAAGCCCTGAGCAAATCGGCCCTGGGCATCGAGCCCGGCGCTGAAGTGATCTACCAGAGCCTGCGCTATCTGCTCGACAATCCCTACGTCACCGGAACCACTCTGCCCGTCAACGGCGGCCGCCATCTGAAATAA
- a CDS encoding AraC family transcriptional regulator: MQLTSRVPTYGMQQRSERADFHIREQFERSAEPGPHRHEYFQIQVNLGGDTVQLIGGIERPFPRNTLAFILPHRVHFIPHPVDGKGVVLNFSQEFLLPHLHCDPLDLEDVSIQQAPELSPFRFQQQLDFTLGDSAFAEVLALLERMRGLDGSRQFGTREGLKGCLLQLIGRVCQLYAEPLLALAGSNAAQASRRDALGRMTEYVREHLADPELDLKKVAAATYLSPNYLTHWLRKEIGKSFSELVLERRMHLARQLLLTGSKPVGEIARLCGFADEAYFSRRFRHAHGLPPGQFRRQQTQLQVP; encoded by the coding sequence ATGCAATTGACTTCTCGGGTGCCGACTTACGGCATGCAACAACGTAGCGAGCGGGCCGACTTTCATATCCGCGAGCAATTCGAGCGCAGCGCCGAGCCCGGCCCCCATCGTCACGAATATTTTCAGATCCAGGTCAATCTGGGCGGCGATACCGTGCAGCTCATTGGTGGCATCGAACGGCCATTTCCGCGCAACACCCTGGCGTTCATCCTGCCGCACCGTGTGCATTTCATCCCGCATCCGGTGGATGGCAAAGGCGTGGTGCTGAATTTTTCCCAGGAATTTCTGCTGCCGCATCTGCACTGTGATCCACTCGATCTCGAAGATGTGTCGATTCAGCAGGCGCCGGAGCTGTCACCGTTTCGCTTTCAGCAGCAACTGGATTTCACGCTGGGCGACAGCGCGTTCGCTGAGGTGCTCGCGCTGCTGGAACGGATGCGCGGCCTCGACGGTTCGCGCCAGTTCGGCACCCGTGAAGGGCTCAAGGGCTGCCTGCTGCAACTGATCGGTAGAGTCTGCCAGTTATACGCCGAGCCGTTGTTGGCCCTGGCCGGCAGCAACGCCGCGCAGGCTAGCCGCCGTGACGCACTGGGGCGTATGACCGAGTATGTGCGCGAACACCTGGCCGATCCCGAGCTGGATTTAAAGAAGGTGGCTGCGGCAACCTACCTGTCCCCCAACTATTTGACCCACTGGCTGCGCAAGGAGATCGGCAAGAGTTTCAGCGAGTTGGTACTGGAGCGGCGCATGCACCTGGCGCGTCAGCTGCTGTTGACCGGCAGCAAGCCGGTGGGCGAGATCGCGCGGCTGTGTGGCTTTGCCGACGAGGCTTATTTCTCCCGGCGCTTTCGTCATGCCCACGGCTTGCCACCCGGTCAGTTCCGCCGCCAGCAGACGCAGTTACAGGTGCCCTGA
- a CDS encoding HopJ type III effector protein, with product MTEINAFRASLETGSNLFADTLAFVAEHYDYTPQAFNNGSVENAAGQNEGSCKTIGLAVLEGLSDQEVLLAFGEHYRSVVATPDGSDHGNIRNLIAHGLAGVKFAGQPLSRKG from the coding sequence ATGACCGAAATCAACGCTTTCCGCGCCAGCCTCGAAACAGGCAGCAACCTATTTGCCGACACCTTGGCTTTCGTCGCCGAGCATTACGATTACACGCCTCAGGCATTCAACAACGGCAGTGTCGAAAACGCCGCCGGCCAGAACGAAGGCTCGTGCAAGACCATCGGCCTGGCCGTGCTCGAAGGCCTCAGCGACCAGGAAGTCCTGCTGGCATTCGGCGAGCACTATCGCTCGGTTGTGGCGACGCCCGATGGCAGCGACCACGGCAATATCCGCAACCTGATCGCCCACGGCCTGGCCGGAGTGAAGTTCGCCGGGCAGCCGTTGAGCCGCAAGGGCTGA
- a CDS encoding PAS domain-containing protein, which translates to MINANLLQLMVNASNDGIVIAEQEGEDNILIYANPAFERLTGYSANETLYRDCRFLQNGERDDAALRSLREAIDNGQPSRQILRNYRKDGSLFWNELSITPVRHDASQRTYYIGIQKDVSDVVAARQRIVELERSLERAQKQIAALQGDQQEGDQRP; encoded by the coding sequence ATGATCAATGCCAATCTGCTACAGCTGATGGTCAACGCCTCAAACGACGGCATCGTCATTGCCGAACAGGAAGGCGAAGACAACATCCTTATCTACGCCAATCCGGCCTTCGAGCGCCTCACGGGCTACTCGGCCAATGAAACCCTGTATCGCGACTGTCGCTTCCTGCAGAACGGCGAACGGGATGACGCTGCCTTGCGATCGCTGCGCGAGGCGATCGACAACGGCCAGCCGAGCCGGCAGATTCTGCGCAACTATCGCAAGGACGGCAGCCTGTTCTGGAACGAACTGTCCATTACCCCGGTGCGCCACGACGCCAGCCAACGCACCTATTACATCGGTATTCAGAAGGACGTCAGCGACGTGGTGGCGGCACGGCAGCGAATCGTCGAACTGGAGCGCAGCCTTGAGCGGGCTCAAAAGCAAATCGCAGCACTTCAAGGTGACCAGCAAGAAGGTGACCAGCGGCCGTAA